A stretch of Chitinophaga caeni DNA encodes these proteins:
- a CDS encoding SulP family inorganic anion transporter, whose protein sequence is MRAYLNLFDFKQKVNYKTEVLSGLTVALALIPEAVAFAFIAGLSPLTGLYAAFTMGFVTSIFGGRPGMISGATGAVAVVIVALAKTHGVEYIFATVILAGILQFIAGMLRLGKFIRLVPHPVMFGFVNGLAIIIFMAQLVQFKTADAAGILHWMTGSQLYTMLGLVLLTMLIIWGLPKITKAFPSSLAAILVISAIVIGFGVDTRTVGDVASIKGGFPPFHIPAIPFNFETLQIIFPYAAIVAGVGLIESLLTLNLIDEITETRGNGNKEAAAQGMANIVTGLFSGMGGCAMIGQSLINISAGARARLSGIVASVMLLVFIMFGSSLIEKVPMAALTGVMVMVSIGTFEWVSLRMIGKMPRHDIFVGILVAAVTIFLHNLALAVLIGVIISALVFAWESAKRIRAKKYIDEHGIKHYEIYGPLFFGSISAFNEKFDVANDPGEVIIDFKDSRVADMSGIEALNKLTERYSKLNKRLHLRHLSEDCKLLLKNADNLIEVNVLEDPHYKVVVDSIRNK, encoded by the coding sequence ATGAGGGCTTATCTAAATTTATTTGACTTCAAGCAAAAAGTAAATTACAAAACCGAGGTTTTATCCGGGCTAACAGTGGCCTTGGCCTTGATACCGGAAGCAGTAGCCTTTGCATTTATTGCCGGGCTATCGCCATTAACAGGTTTGTATGCAGCCTTTACAATGGGTTTTGTAACATCCATTTTCGGTGGCCGCCCCGGTATGATTTCCGGCGCTACCGGCGCCGTGGCAGTTGTGATCGTGGCATTGGCCAAAACCCACGGGGTGGAATATATATTTGCGACGGTGATATTGGCCGGTATATTACAATTCATCGCCGGCATGCTCCGCTTGGGAAAATTCATCCGGCTAGTCCCGCACCCCGTAATGTTCGGTTTCGTAAACGGTTTGGCAATCATCATCTTCATGGCGCAGTTAGTACAATTCAAAACTGCCGATGCAGCCGGGATACTACATTGGATGACGGGTTCCCAATTATATACCATGTTAGGCCTCGTATTATTAACCATGCTCATCATTTGGGGTTTGCCCAAAATTACGAAGGCATTTCCCTCTTCCTTGGCAGCTATATTAGTTATATCGGCTATCGTGATCGGCTTCGGGGTAGACACCCGAACTGTTGGAGACGTAGCTTCTATCAAAGGCGGTTTCCCGCCGTTCCATATACCGGCAATTCCATTTAATTTCGAAACGCTTCAGATTATCTTTCCTTATGCCGCAATTGTTGCGGGTGTAGGCTTAATCGAGAGCCTGTTAACCTTAAACCTGATCGATGAAATCACTGAAACCCGCGGTAACGGCAATAAAGAGGCAGCAGCCCAAGGTATGGCCAATATCGTTACGGGGCTATTTTCCGGGATGGGCGGCTGTGCTATGATCGGGCAGAGCCTAATCAATATTTCGGCAGGCGCGAGGGCCAGGTTATCAGGTATCGTAGCCTCGGTAATGCTCCTGGTTTTTATCATGTTCGGATCTTCATTGATCGAGAAGGTACCGATGGCTGCATTGACGGGGGTGATGGTCATGGTATCGATCGGTACATTCGAATGGGTCAGTTTGCGCATGATCGGTAAGATGCCGAGGCATGATATTTTTGTTGGAATACTGGTGGCTGCCGTAACTATTTTCTTACATAATTTAGCCTTAGCAGTATTGATAGGTGTCATAATTTCAGCGTTAGTGTTTGCATGGGAAAGCGCGAAAAGAATCCGCGCCAAAAAATACATCGATGAACACGGGATTAAGCATTATGAAATATACGGCCCCTTGTTTTTCGGATCGATCAGCGCGTTCAATGAAAAATTTGACGTTGCCAACGACCCGGGGGAAGTAATTATCGATTTTAAAGATAGCCGCGTGGCAGATATGAGCGGAATCGAAGCATTAAATAAACTGACAGAACGTTACAGTAAACTAAATAAGAGGCTACATCTCAGGCATCTTAGTGAAGATTGCAAACTGCTGTTGAAAAATGCGGACAATTTAATCGAGGTAAACGTATTGGAGGACCCGCATTACAAGGTAGTCGTGGATAGTATCCGGAATAAATAA